CCTAAAAAGGAACGACGTGTCGTAACAAGCTTGAGCAATCCTTGTCGAGAGTGAAAATCTTTGGGAAATTGCTTAAGGTGTTCAGCTACTTCGCGAATGCGTTGCGATAAAATTGCTATCTGAACCTCAGAAGATCCGGTATCACCTTGGAAACGGGCAAATTTCAAAACAATATTATCTTTTGTTTGTTTTTTTAACATATGCTATCAAGCTCCACAATATATTTTTCAAGTAAACATTTATTCGTACTGCGCATATTTTCTAATGGTAGGCGCGAGCGGAATCGAACCGCTGACCCTTGCTACGTCAAAGCAATGCTCTACCCCTGAGCTACGCGCCCTTAAACCTATTTTTAGTTCTCTTGTTCAAGAGAAATGTTATCTAAACCAATTTCAAGCTGCTCTTCTTTACGAGCTCTTTGTTCAAGTTCTGAAACATCTTCACCGATGTGTTTCAATCGGAACGAAGGAACACCGGTTCCAGCAGGTATAAGTTTACC
The Candidatus Dependentiae bacterium genome window above contains:
- the rpsO gene encoding 30S ribosomal protein S15 → MLKKQTKDNIVLKFARFQGDTGSSEVQIAILSQRIREVAEHLKQFPKDFHSRQGLLKLVTTRRSFLGYLKRTDLPVHDKLLASLKSEGLM